In Sphingomonas sp. G-3-2-10, a single window of DNA contains:
- a CDS encoding TlpA disulfide reductase family protein, translating to MRPVIALLLLAALGIGGCDRQSDAGSQANETIAAPASNDAAANETVEAEVIGTLDRSHKGESAPTIPFETPGGAKGSLADFRGKPVLLNLWATWCVPCVKEMPTLDALAVSLGDTAQVVVLSQDLDGAAKVTPFFQKANFKKLQPYLDTDAAFSLSMAVNLPTTILYDSNGKEVWRMLGGMDWTGKTARELIAEAK from the coding sequence TTGCGCCCGGTAATCGCGCTTCTCCTGCTGGCGGCTCTGGGAATCGGCGGTTGCGATAGGCAATCGGACGCCGGAAGCCAAGCAAACGAAACTATCGCCGCCCCCGCGTCCAACGATGCGGCGGCGAACGAGACCGTCGAAGCGGAAGTGATCGGCACGCTCGATCGCAGCCACAAGGGCGAATCGGCGCCGACGATCCCGTTCGAAACGCCGGGCGGGGCGAAAGGCAGCCTTGCCGATTTCCGGGGCAAGCCGGTGCTGCTCAACCTGTGGGCGACCTGGTGCGTGCCCTGCGTCAAGGAAATGCCGACGCTCGACGCGCTGGCTGTGTCGCTGGGCGACACGGCGCAGGTGGTGGTGCTCAGCCAGGATCTGGATGGCGCGGCCAAGGTCACGCCTTTCTTCCAGAAGGCGAACTTCAAAAAGCTCCAGCCCTATCTGGATACTGATGCCGCGTTCAGCCTGAGCATGGCAGTCAACCTGCCGACGACGATTCTCTACGATTCGAACGGCAAGGAAGTCTGGCGGATGCTGGGCGGCATGGACTGGACCGGCAAGACCGCGCGCGAGCTGATCGCCGAAGCGAAATAG
- the argH gene encoding argininosuccinate lyase, translated as MWGGRFAEGPSAVMREINASIPFDKRLWRQDLRGSQAHVAMLGKQGIIPADDAAAISAGLADVAAEFEANGVPVDLALEDIHMLSESKLAAGIGPTAGRLHTARSRNDQVATDFRLWVRDAIDEADSALGALVDALLVRAEEHADSVMPGFTHLQVAQPVTLGHHLMAYVEMFSRDRSRLKDARARMNLSPLGSAALAGTGFPIDREATAAALGFDGPTRNSLDSVSDRDFAIEYLTSATQCSLHLSRLAEEFVIWASQPFGFVSLSDQWSTGSSIMPQKRNPDAAELVRGHSGRITGSLVSLMITMKGLPLAYSKDMQDDKPPVFEAHDLLGLSIAAMTGMIDSATFRLERMRAAAEAGFSTATDLADWLVREGGIPFREAHHITGRAVAKAESQGIRLDQLDIGALKEIDDRIDDRVYGVLSVDASVASRTSFGGTAPAQVRQAIAAARALREEEGR; from the coding sequence ATGTGGGGAGGACGCTTCGCTGAAGGTCCTTCCGCGGTGATGCGCGAGATAAACGCCTCGATCCCCTTCGACAAGCGGCTGTGGCGGCAGGACCTGCGCGGAAGCCAGGCGCATGTCGCAATGCTGGGCAAGCAGGGCATTATCCCGGCGGACGACGCCGCGGCGATCTCGGCCGGCCTTGCCGACGTGGCGGCGGAGTTCGAAGCGAACGGCGTTCCCGTCGATCTCGCGCTCGAAGACATCCACATGCTCTCCGAGAGCAAGCTCGCGGCCGGCATCGGGCCGACTGCCGGACGCCTCCACACCGCGCGTTCGCGCAACGATCAGGTCGCGACCGATTTCCGCCTGTGGGTGCGCGACGCGATCGACGAAGCCGATTCGGCACTGGGGGCGCTGGTCGATGCGCTGCTGGTGCGGGCCGAGGAACATGCCGACAGCGTGATGCCGGGCTTCACGCACCTGCAGGTCGCGCAGCCGGTGACGCTGGGCCATCACCTGATGGCCTATGTCGAGATGTTCTCGCGCGACCGCAGCCGCCTGAAGGATGCCCGCGCACGGATGAACCTGTCACCGCTGGGCAGCGCGGCCCTGGCCGGCACGGGCTTCCCGATCGATCGCGAAGCGACGGCCGCGGCCCTTGGGTTCGACGGTCCGACACGCAATTCGCTCGATTCGGTCTCCGACCGCGACTTCGCGATCGAGTATCTGACCAGCGCGACCCAGTGCAGCCTGCACCTCAGCCGTCTGGCGGAAGAGTTCGTGATCTGGGCCAGCCAGCCCTTCGGCTTCGTCTCGCTCAGCGACCAATGGTCGACCGGCAGCTCGATCATGCCGCAGAAGCGCAATCCCGACGCCGCCGAGCTGGTGCGCGGGCATTCGGGCCGCATCACTGGCAGCCTCGTCAGCCTGATGATCACGATGAAGGGCCTGCCGCTCGCCTATTCGAAGGACATGCAGGACGACAAGCCGCCGGTGTTCGAGGCGCACGACCTGCTGGGGCTCAGCATCGCCGCGATGACCGGCATGATCGACAGCGCGACCTTCCGGCTGGAACGGATGCGCGCCGCGGCCGAAGCAGGCTTCTCGACCGCGACCGATCTGGCCGATTGGCTGGTGCGCGAGGGCGGCATTCCGTTCCGCGAGGCGCATCACATTACCGGCCGCGCGGTGGCGAAGGCAGAGTCGCAGGGCATACGCCTCGATCAACTCGATATTGGCGCGCTCAAGGAAATCGACGACAGGATCGATGACCGGGTGTACGGCGTTCTGAGCGTGGATGCGTCGGTCGCAAGCCGGACCAGCTTCGGCGGTACGGCTCCGGCGCAGGTGCGTCAGGCGATCGCGGCGGCACGAGCGCTGCGCGAGGAGGAAGGGCGATGA
- the lysA gene encoding diaminopimelate decarboxylase produces MTEFALIDGELHAEATPLARIAAEVGTPVYVYSAEAFRKRACDFRKGVEQAGRVHLAFAIKANPNLAVLRLLANEGYGADVVSGGEMARALAAGMAAKDIVFSGVGKTRAELAAGLDAGIGQFNLELEEEGVVLAEIARAKGMIAPATLRVNPDVDAGTHEKISTGKAENKFGLPIDQAPDIFDRLGKLQGLNLRGVAIHIGSQLTSLDPLEKAFARIGELVAELRARGHQITHVDLGGGLGVRYKDGDVPPTMDAYGAMVARVTKDWNVELMFEPGRVLSANAGVLVTDVLWVKPGVTNPWVVVDAAMNDLARVALYDAHHDISAVKPSGETFVANVCGPVCESSDVFAKNREIDLVKSGDLIVLHSAGAYGATMASTYNSRALVPEVLVSGDKYAVVAPRISAESIMDQEPIPDWLAD; encoded by the coding sequence GTGACCGAATTTGCTCTGATTGACGGCGAACTTCACGCCGAAGCCACCCCGCTCGCCCGCATCGCCGCCGAAGTCGGCACGCCGGTCTATGTCTATTCGGCCGAAGCCTTCCGAAAGCGCGCGTGCGACTTCCGCAAGGGCGTGGAGCAGGCGGGCCGCGTCCACCTCGCCTTCGCGATCAAGGCCAATCCCAATCTCGCGGTGCTGCGCCTGCTGGCCAATGAAGGCTATGGCGCCGATGTGGTGTCGGGCGGCGAGATGGCGCGCGCGCTGGCCGCGGGCATGGCGGCGAAGGACATCGTCTTCTCGGGCGTCGGCAAGACCCGCGCCGAGCTGGCGGCGGGCCTTGATGCCGGGATCGGCCAGTTCAACCTCGAGCTGGAAGAAGAAGGCGTCGTCCTTGCCGAGATCGCTCGCGCCAAGGGCATGATCGCGCCTGCGACGCTGCGGGTGAACCCCGATGTCGACGCGGGCACGCACGAGAAGATCTCGACCGGCAAGGCCGAGAACAAGTTCGGCCTGCCGATCGATCAGGCCCCCGACATTTTCGACCGGTTGGGCAAGCTGCAAGGCTTGAACCTGCGCGGCGTGGCGATCCATATCGGCAGCCAGCTCACCAGCCTCGATCCGCTGGAAAAGGCGTTCGCGCGCATCGGGGAACTCGTCGCCGAACTGCGCGCGCGCGGCCACCAGATCACCCATGTCGATCTCGGCGGCGGTCTTGGCGTGCGCTACAAGGATGGCGACGTGCCGCCGACGATGGACGCCTATGGCGCGATGGTCGCCCGGGTGACCAAGGACTGGAACGTCGAGCTGATGTTCGAGCCCGGCCGCGTGCTCTCGGCCAATGCCGGGGTGCTCGTCACCGACGTGCTGTGGGTGAAGCCCGGCGTGACCAATCCCTGGGTGGTGGTCGATGCGGCGATGAACGACCTGGCTCGCGTCGCGCTGTACGATGCGCATCACGACATTTCGGCGGTGAAGCCGAGCGGCGAGACCTTCGTCGCCAATGTCTGCGGCCCGGTGTGCGAATCGAGTGATGTGTTCGCCAAGAATCGCGAGATCGACCTGGTGAAGAGCGGCGACCTGATCGTCCTCCACTCCGCCGGCGCCTATGGCGCGACGATGGCCAGCACCTACAACAGCCGCGCGCTGGTGCCCGAAGTGCTCGTCTCGGGCGACAAATATGCGGTGGTCGCACCGCGCATCTCGGCCGAATCGATCATGGATCAGGAACCGATCCCCGACTGGCTCGCGGACTGA
- a CDS encoding NAD(P)-dependent oxidoreductase, whose product MSLAALPLFVKLAGRPVILIGSGEAAEAKRRLLERAGARIVDRGAALAIVALPEPEETVARLRAEGVLVNTVDRPELCDFTLPAIIDRDPVLIAIGTGGASAGLAAALRQRFEAMLPVKLGKLAWALNTARGAIRQRWPDIADRRRAIGAVLAEGGLLDPLNEHDGEAVAIWLAAPEAKRGDELLRFTLTSPDPDDLTLRQARALAAADRIYHRSGVPTQILNRARADAARIACDTPPAAPGPGLSVDLEMAP is encoded by the coding sequence ATGAGCCTCGCCGCCCTGCCGCTGTTCGTGAAGCTGGCCGGGCGGCCGGTGATCCTGATCGGCAGCGGCGAAGCGGCCGAAGCCAAGCGCCGCCTGCTCGAACGCGCCGGCGCGCGCATCGTCGATCGCGGCGCGGCGCTGGCGATCGTCGCCCTGCCCGAGCCCGAGGAAACCGTCGCGCGGCTGCGGGCCGAGGGCGTGCTGGTCAACACCGTCGACCGGCCCGAACTGTGCGACTTCACCCTGCCCGCGATCATCGATCGCGATCCGGTGCTGATCGCGATCGGCACTGGCGGCGCATCGGCGGGGCTGGCGGCGGCGCTGCGCCAGCGGTTCGAGGCGATGCTGCCGGTGAAGCTCGGCAAGCTCGCCTGGGCGCTCAATACCGCGCGTGGCGCCATCCGCCAGCGCTGGCCCGACATTGCCGACCGGCGGCGCGCGATCGGCGCGGTGCTGGCCGAGGGCGGGCTGCTCGATCCGCTGAACGAGCATGATGGCGAAGCCGTCGCCATCTGGCTGGCCGCGCCCGAAGCGAAGCGCGGCGACGAACTGCTCCGCTTCACCCTGACCTCGCCGGATCCCGACGATCTGACCCTGCGGCAGGCGCGCGCGCTTGCCGCGGCTGATCGCATCTATCATCGTAGCGGCGTGCCGACCCAGATCCTCAACCGTGCCCGCGCCGACGCCGCCCGAATCGCCTGCGACACGCCGCCCGCCGCTCCCGGCCCCGGCCTGTCGGTCGATCTGGAGATGGCGCCATGA
- a CDS encoding zinc transporter ZntB, which translates to MSGFAWVVRDGKAEPVGIKQAIGRPGSLVWVHLTTTDEHAKTWLGGEAGLSPYVTEALTAAETRPRCDPVEDGAVINLRGLSTEEMTASDPLASIRMYALGGCVFSVTRKPFSALDPVQKRVEAGQILDPGDLIAALAQEITEELDPVVAELGDSLDDCEAQIAAHHAFELRRKVNLTRSTAIGYRRFLYPQRIALEKLAALPGDWLRDDDRLHLNSAADRAARMAEELESIRERSALIHETLTDLRAELIDQRSLIIAVAAMVFLPLTFITGLLGMNVAGIPFAHAPWAFWGVFWLCVAIAVSITGYFLQRHWFPK; encoded by the coding sequence ATGAGCGGCTTCGCCTGGGTCGTCCGCGACGGAAAGGCCGAACCGGTCGGGATCAAGCAGGCGATCGGGCGGCCCGGCAGCCTCGTCTGGGTCCACCTGACCACCACCGACGAACACGCCAAGACCTGGCTGGGCGGCGAGGCTGGCCTGTCGCCCTATGTCACCGAAGCGCTGACCGCCGCCGAGACGCGGCCGCGCTGCGATCCGGTGGAGGATGGCGCGGTGATCAACCTTCGCGGGCTTTCGACCGAGGAGATGACCGCGTCCGACCCGCTCGCCTCGATCCGGATGTATGCGCTGGGCGGCTGCGTCTTCTCGGTCACCCGCAAGCCGTTCAGCGCGCTCGATCCGGTGCAGAAGCGCGTCGAGGCCGGGCAGATCCTCGATCCGGGCGACCTGATCGCCGCGTTGGCACAGGAGATCACCGAGGAACTCGATCCGGTCGTCGCCGAGCTGGGCGATTCGCTCGACGACTGCGAGGCGCAGATCGCGGCGCATCATGCGTTCGAGCTGCGCCGCAAGGTGAACCTCACCCGGAGCACCGCGATCGGCTATCGCCGCTTCCTCTATCCCCAGCGGATCGCGCTGGAGAAGCTGGCGGCGCTGCCCGGCGACTGGCTGCGCGACGACGATCGGCTGCACCTCAATTCCGCCGCCGACCGCGCCGCGCGCATGGCCGAGGAACTGGAGAGCATCCGCGAGCGATCGGCGCTGATCCACGAGACGCTGACCGATCTGCGCGCCGAGCTGATCGACCAGCGGTCCCTGATCATCGCGGTGGCGGCGATGGTGTTCCTGCCGCTGACCTTCATCACCGGGCTGCTCGGCATGAACGTCGCGGGCATCCCCTTCGCCCATGCGCCCTGGGCCTTCTGGGGCGTGTTCTGGCTGTGCGTCGCGATTGCGGTGTCGATCACCGGCTATTTCCTCCAGCGCCACTGGTTTCCGAAATAA
- a CDS encoding glutathione S-transferase family protein translates to MWQLYQFPLCPFSRKVRLLLSEKGVGYEPVRESPWERRDEFLDLNPTGQVPVMVDSERGVTLIDSTVISEFFEETVTKSPMLNGTAPDRAEIRRLVIWFDTYFYRDITAPLLQERMLKRIVYKQAPDGTALRTAMKAAVEYLDYIDYLLDHRTWLAGPMMSLADLAAAAQISVADYLGGIDWKSHEQAKRWYVGMKSRPSFRMLLTERMDGIAPPADYEKLDL, encoded by the coding sequence ATGTGGCAGCTTTACCAGTTCCCCCTCTGCCCCTTCTCCCGCAAGGTTCGCCTGCTGCTGAGCGAGAAGGGCGTCGGTTACGAGCCCGTGCGCGAATCGCCGTGGGAACGGCGCGACGAGTTTCTCGATCTGAACCCGACGGGCCAGGTGCCGGTGATGGTCGACAGCGAACGCGGCGTGACGCTGATCGATTCGACCGTGATCAGCGAGTTCTTCGAAGAGACGGTGACCAAGTCGCCGATGCTCAACGGCACCGCGCCGGACCGCGCCGAAATCCGCCGGCTGGTGATCTGGTTCGACACGTACTTCTATCGCGACATCACTGCGCCTTTGCTGCAGGAGCGGATGCTCAAGCGGATCGTGTACAAGCAGGCGCCCGACGGCACCGCGCTGCGCACCGCGATGAAGGCCGCGGTCGAGTATCTCGATTATATCGACTATCTGCTCGACCACCGGACCTGGCTGGCCGGGCCGATGATGAGCCTCGCCGACCTTGCCGCGGCGGCGCAGATTTCGGTCGCCGACTATCTGGGCGGAATCGACTGGAAGAGCCACGAGCAGGCCAAGCGCTGGTATGTCGGCATGAAGAGCCGGCCGAGCTTCCGGATGCTGCTGACCGAGCGGATGGACGGGATCGCCCCGCCCGCCGATTACGAGAAGCTGGACCTCTGA
- a CDS encoding YbhB/YbcL family Raf kinase inhibitor-like protein: protein MLEHVPHWLGAALKGLRAGQHKLAIVQPELGSFESLHLASMAFGNGDRLPERFTADGEGVSPPLFWTQVPEGTERLVLIVEDPDAMTPAPTVHAVVWGLPIEGELKEGAIRADGDGGADGSDVGRHSFFGEGWLAPDPPTGHGVHHYAFQLFALGPGPDVSGTPGKNAILKAMAGRVIAAGLLTGTYSRGEEAPTGLVGAAVPA, encoded by the coding sequence ATGCTCGAGCACGTCCCGCACTGGCTTGGGGCGGCGCTGAAAGGGCTGCGCGCGGGGCAGCACAAGCTGGCCATCGTCCAGCCCGAACTGGGCAGCTTCGAATCGCTGCACCTCGCCAGCATGGCCTTCGGCAATGGCGACCGGCTGCCCGAACGCTTCACCGCCGATGGCGAAGGCGTCTCCCCGCCCTTGTTCTGGACGCAGGTTCCCGAGGGGACCGAGCGGCTGGTGCTGATCGTGGAAGATCCCGACGCGATGACGCCCGCGCCGACGGTGCATGCCGTGGTGTGGGGCCTGCCGATCGAAGGCGAGCTGAAGGAAGGCGCGATCCGCGCCGATGGCGATGGCGGCGCGGATGGCAGCGATGTGGGCCGCCACAGCTTCTTCGGCGAAGGCTGGCTCGCCCCCGATCCGCCGACCGGGCATGGCGTGCATCACTACGCCTTCCAGCTGTTCGCGCTGGGCCCCGGACCCGATGTCAGCGGCACGCCGGGAAAGAATGCGATCCTGAAGGCGATGGCCGGACGCGTGATCGCTGCGGGACTGCTGACCGGAACCTATTCGCGCGGCGAGGAAGCGCCGACCGGGCTGGTGGGGGCTGCCGTGCCCGCCTGA
- a CDS encoding diguanylate cyclase: MYDRIGNFLIDQRLEIDPANFAFAYHLLSDPNGALARAVASLTDGGVRLTQRDIETLGCEMKPVSGVAAAKEKADGLVAQTQMQVEGFEDMVHAMRAETEGFGRDLAASAEAITRSAGDNAVALGEVARITAEMLERVRTAESRLESVTNEASELRTKLEEARDNARRDPLTDLPNRRAFEEAFAAHSDADQPVCLAVCDVDHFKSVNDRFGHAVGDRVLKAIAESLTKTCGEHMVARYGGEEFAVLFVGVDLETAKATLDTARATVSAKNYRLRESDAPLGAVTFSAGISPSRGGEMCSTVFQRADRLLYAAKESGRNCVRVG; the protein is encoded by the coding sequence TTGTACGACCGAATCGGAAATTTCCTGATCGATCAGCGGCTCGAGATCGACCCGGCCAACTTCGCGTTCGCCTATCATCTGCTGAGCGATCCGAACGGCGCGCTCGCGCGGGCGGTGGCATCGCTAACCGATGGCGGCGTGCGTCTTACCCAGCGCGACATCGAGACGCTCGGCTGCGAGATGAAGCCTGTCTCCGGTGTTGCCGCCGCCAAGGAAAAGGCCGACGGCCTCGTCGCCCAGACGCAGATGCAGGTCGAAGGGTTCGAGGACATGGTCCACGCCATGCGCGCCGAGACCGAAGGCTTCGGCCGCGATCTCGCCGCCAGCGCCGAAGCGATCACCCGCTCGGCCGGCGACAATGCCGTGGCGCTGGGCGAAGTCGCGCGGATCACCGCCGAGATGCTCGAACGCGTCCGCACCGCCGAAAGCCGGCTGGAAAGCGTAACCAACGAAGCCAGCGAACTGCGCACCAAGCTGGAGGAGGCGCGCGACAATGCCCGTCGCGATCCGCTGACCGATCTGCCCAATCGCCGCGCGTTCGAGGAAGCCTTCGCCGCGCATTCGGATGCCGATCAGCCGGTCTGCCTCGCGGTGTGCGACGTCGATCACTTCAAGTCGGTCAACGACCGCTTCGGCCATGCCGTGGGCGATCGCGTGCTCAAGGCGATCGCCGAATCGCTCACCAAGACCTGCGGCGAACATATGGTCGCCCGCTATGGCGGCGAGGAATTTGCGGTGCTCTTTGTCGGCGTCGATCTCGAAACCGCCAAGGCCACCCTCGATACCGCGCGCGCCACCGTGTCGGCCAAGAATTACCGGCTGCGCGAAAGCGACGCGCCGCTCGGCGCGGTCACCTTCTCGGCCGGGATTTCGCCCTCGCGCGGGGGCGAAATGTGCTCGACCGTGTTCCAGCGCGCCGATCGCCTGCTCTATGCGGCGAAGGAATCCGGAAGAAACTGCGTTCGCGTAGGATAA
- a CDS encoding redoxin domain-containing protein: MRPYAFAAIALTLSLPASAALAPGVKAPDFTANGAMAGKPFQVKLSNALKKGPVVLYFFPAAFTGGCNIEAQAFAKAIPDFKAAGATVIGMTAGNVDKLVAFSSEHCAGQFPVAVADAAIVKGYDVALPNAGGRTAGWTSRTSYVIAPNGKILLAHTDMNPNDHIQMTLQAVRDYKKGPARR, translated from the coding sequence ATGCGCCCCTATGCCTTCGCTGCGATTGCCCTGACGCTTTCCCTGCCCGCTTCGGCCGCGCTCGCGCCCGGCGTGAAAGCGCCCGATTTCACCGCCAACGGCGCGATGGCCGGCAAGCCGTTTCAGGTGAAGCTCAGCAACGCGCTGAAGAAGGGGCCGGTCGTGCTCTATTTCTTCCCCGCAGCATTCACCGGCGGCTGCAATATCGAGGCGCAGGCCTTCGCGAAGGCGATTCCCGATTTCAAGGCAGCCGGCGCCACGGTGATCGGCATGACCGCGGGCAATGTCGACAAGCTGGTGGCCTTTTCCAGCGAACATTGCGCGGGCCAGTTTCCCGTCGCGGTGGCCGATGCGGCGATCGTGAAAGGGTATGATGTTGCGCTGCCAAATGCCGGGGGGCGTACTGCGGGCTGGACCAGCCGGACCAGCTACGTCATCGCGCCCAACGGCAAGATCCTGCTCGCGCATACCGACATGAATCCCAACGATCACATACAGATGACCCTGCAGGCAGTGCGCGATTACAAGAAGGGCCCGGCCCGGCGCTGA
- a CDS encoding phospholipase A, whose product MRPLILAAALLAATPAAAQLRAVPEQVADEREALNGVEVFLINEGAEPLEAEGPREIELTATDGTRLILQRMPAPKRSVAPGGFVKARYVPVGLAGVAIPPNAAHPPADMPGPGEVAVSSSTVSSSAFLDRFAPHEPIYAAAGLNDSGAKLQVSFAFRPFAEDAPLKLGNLRFAYTQTMFWALDKPSGPFRSTIYSPEVYADVPVGEDTVFALGYRHDSNGRGLPGSIDVNRLFVRAQHSFDLGNDWRLDVAPMGWIYVGNEGPWGRNVRRTWGNSAITAAIRQQDGLKLSATARGSFETGRYSGELFASYPIGRITGGGLGIYLFGQAFTGWAETLDDIDVRDTHARIGIALTR is encoded by the coding sequence ATGCGCCCGCTGATCCTCGCCGCCGCCCTTCTCGCCGCAACGCCTGCCGCCGCACAGCTGCGCGCGGTGCCCGAGCAGGTCGCCGACGAGCGAGAGGCGCTGAACGGGGTCGAGGTCTTCCTGATCAACGAAGGCGCCGAACCGCTTGAGGCGGAGGGTCCGCGCGAAATCGAGCTGACCGCCACCGACGGCACGCGCCTGATCCTCCAGCGTATGCCCGCGCCGAAGCGCAGCGTCGCGCCGGGCGGCTTCGTCAAGGCGCGCTACGTCCCGGTCGGCCTCGCCGGCGTGGCGATTCCACCCAACGCCGCGCATCCGCCCGCCGACATGCCCGGCCCGGGCGAAGTCGCGGTCAGCAGCTCGACCGTCTCCTCCTCGGCCTTTCTCGACCGGTTCGCGCCGCACGAGCCGATCTATGCCGCCGCCGGCCTCAACGATTCGGGCGCCAAGCTGCAGGTCAGCTTCGCCTTCCGCCCGTTCGCCGAAGACGCGCCGCTCAAGCTCGGCAATCTGCGCTTCGCCTATACCCAGACGATGTTCTGGGCGCTCGACAAGCCGTCGGGTCCGTTCCGTTCGACCATCTACAGCCCCGAAGTCTATGCCGATGTGCCCGTCGGCGAGGACACCGTCTTCGCGCTCGGCTATCGCCACGACAGCAACGGGCGCGGCCTGCCCGGCTCGATCGACGTCAACCGCCTGTTCGTCCGCGCGCAGCACAGCTTCGATCTGGGCAACGACTGGCGGCTCGACGTCGCGCCGATGGGCTGGATCTATGTCGGCAACGAAGGCCCGTGGGGGCGCAATGTGCGCCGCACCTGGGGCAACAGCGCGATCACTGCCGCGATCCGGCAGCAGGACGGGCTCAAGCTCTCCGCCACCGCGCGCGGCAGCTTCGAGACCGGCCGCTATTCGGGCGAGCTCTTCGCCAGCTATCCGATCGGCCGGATCACCGGCGGGGGGCTGGGCATCTATCTCTTCGGCCAGGCCTTTACCGGCTGGGCGGAGACGCTCGACGATATCGACGTGCGCGACACCCATGCCCGGATCGGCATCGCCCTCACGCGTTAG
- the hisN gene encoding histidinol-phosphatase encodes MPVSQTDIDLAERLADAAGAAIRPRFRADYGLETKGDQSPVTLADREAEDAMRRLIVAERPMDGIIGEEFGVREGSSGRQWVLDPIDGTRAFIAGRPIFGTLIALIEDGWPVLGIIDQPILKERWVGVVGQQTLFNGAPATTKRCRELGDALLGTTSPALFEDDQLHAFEHLDAQVRSTVLGGDCYNYGAVASGWLDIVVEAGLKLHDFAALVPVVEGAGGRMCDWSGDPLHAGSNGEVIAAGDPARVEEILEAMACRGH; translated from the coding sequence ATGCCCGTCTCCCAGACCGATATCGACCTTGCCGAACGCCTCGCCGATGCGGCGGGCGCGGCGATCCGTCCCCGTTTCCGCGCCGATTATGGGCTGGAGACCAAGGGCGACCAGTCGCCGGTGACGCTGGCCGATCGCGAGGCCGAGGACGCGATGCGGCGGCTGATCGTTGCCGAGCGGCCGATGGACGGGATCATCGGCGAGGAATTCGGCGTCCGCGAAGGCAGCAGCGGGCGGCAATGGGTGCTCGATCCGATCGACGGCACCCGCGCTTTCATCGCCGGGCGGCCGATCTTCGGCACGCTGATCGCGCTGATCGAGGATGGCTGGCCGGTGCTGGGGATCATCGATCAGCCGATCCTGAAGGAACGCTGGGTCGGCGTGGTCGGGCAGCAGACCCTGTTCAACGGCGCGCCTGCGACCACGAAACGGTGCCGCGAGCTGGGCGATGCGCTGCTCGGCACGACTTCCCCTGCCCTGTTCGAAGACGATCAGCTCCACGCGTTCGAGCATCTCGACGCACAGGTGCGCAGCACGGTGCTGGGCGGCGATTGCTATAATTACGGCGCGGTGGCGAGCGGCTGGCTCGACATCGTGGTCGAGGCCGGGCTGAAGCTGCACGACTTCGCCGCGCTGGTGCCGGTGGTCGAAGGAGCCGGCGGACGGATGTGCGACTGGTCGGGCGATCCGCTCCACGCCGGGAGCAACGGCGAAGTGATCGCGGCTGGCGATCCGGCGCGGGTGGAGGAAATCCTCGAAGCAATGGCGTGCCGGGGGCATTGA
- a CDS encoding DUF2809 domain-containing protein, whose protein sequence is MIAVRPGYALATLALFAVEICIALFVRDAFVRPYGGDVLAVILVYCGLRAVTVLRVGPAVAIAFGIAVLVELGQLIGLLDLLGLRGNGVGRVVLGGSFEWQDFAAYGAGAAIVLIVERMRRA, encoded by the coding sequence TTGATCGCGGTCCGGCCGGGCTATGCGCTGGCCACGCTGGCGCTGTTCGCGGTCGAAATCTGCATTGCGCTGTTCGTGCGGGACGCGTTCGTGCGGCCCTATGGCGGGGACGTGCTGGCGGTGATCCTGGTCTATTGCGGATTGCGGGCAGTGACGGTGCTGCGCGTGGGTCCGGCGGTGGCGATTGCGTTCGGGATCGCGGTGCTGGTCGAACTGGGGCAGTTGATCGGGCTGCTCGATCTGCTGGGACTGCGAGGCAATGGCGTGGGGCGCGTGGTGCTGGGCGGATCGTTCGAATGGCAGGATTTCGCCGCCTATGGCGCGGGCGCGGCCATCGTCCTGATCGTCGAGCGGATGCGCCGCGCCTAG